A region of the Labeo rohita strain BAU-BD-2019 unplaced genomic scaffold, IGBB_LRoh.1.0 scaffold_520, whole genome shotgun sequence genome:
GTGCTCCTAGAGTCCGTGTTTTCAGTGTAATACAGTAGGGGGTGCTATTACAGATTTTCTGtgcagaatttccaaaacatacaagtgaagaagaaacctaAACAACATGTTTCCACATGAAATCTAACAcgatcatcagacataaaacattatggaatatttattatggaataaaatgtcgaccAATAAGGAGGTAATAATGATTGtaaagctttggggtgttgatcaactccatctatgttttgattatcagtctgaatccaattcatagtctttttcagccttttgttcaaaatttgtttatttcttagtttttttttaatttatgaaacttacccatattcaagtgtttacaaagaattcatgaagctagaataaaatatttttgtttacaagcaaataccctgttctttcttttgatgttttctatgttcagatattcatataacaaaatatacacaaattaatACCTACATAGGGAGatagtagtatacttgaagtatgttgtaaagttcacttaaaggtGTCATCGGatactaagttcacttttacatgttgtttgaacattaatgtgtgtttgcagtgtatgtacaaatctaccttataatgataaaaatccatgcagtggtttttaattaagctgtaaaaataacatttcctttttcaaatcgagccgttcacagatgcctgtcgttgttgcgtcacacccacagaggccgctcacacgatagttgattgacatgagctatgtaagttagacaagaatatctccgattgagcaattgaggtgttgtgttgctggatgtaatgatgaaaatagtggtcgtcatttactcccgacatctgaaccACTGAAGAAGCAGTAggttaagtttgtttgtgaagggaatgcacctcccgatctatctacatatatccgtctatgttcaagaatcatttgtgatccagcttcaattacagcagagtataattttttttttttttttttttttgcaattgcctttcctaataatgtgctagttagcaagtttagtggctaaacgctgctaaatgcagctaaagaaaaccggctcatcactccacagagagaagagaggggcggggcgagcagagctcatttgcatttaaagcagcctcgaccagaatgagatgatttttgaagagctgattttgacaaggtaaaaagggtgttgttttacacaaccattgagaatttttaaccaaagtatattatagacttttcattaagaccctaaagaatcatatcaacttgtggaaaatgggcatccaataatccctttaaagaaaacttacaagTATAATTGCAGTATGAAACTACTAAattagtagtttactgagactatactttaaagtattactaaaaatactactacacgtatttaattagtaaactctCAGTATACCTATAAATTCACTTTTAGTGTAGTTGCGGTACAAGCTAAAAACCTGTAATGTAAATTGTTGTGTACTCAAactttactactgttatacttaaactgtacttaaaagtatacttttgtATACTAGAatgtgggccaatttagtcccaattTCCCAATACTTCTAGTACactaatatttgtatacttactacattaagtatacttaatgagataaacttgaagtatactactttttggtaTGGATATGTCTCCactttttatttctgtcatggaAATTTTCTGGccattttgaacttttttttttaaaaaaatcaacttttCAGCCATCTAGGGCGTTGGCTTGATTCAAATGAAACTTGCCACACTTCATCCCCAGACCCTCAGGACAAAAGGTCCTAACGATGCTGAAAACATTGTGCCAGACATGACTGAATGTACTGCTGTCCAGTTAAAAGGAAGAGGCAATATTGCCAAACAGACATTCCCTCATTATCCTGAATATTACTGATAGTTTTTACTATTTCTTATGAAGCTAAAACTTACTGTAAACATCCACTCTGAACCTTTTCTCTGAGCCACTGTGGAGAGAAACTTCATAAAGTCCAGAATCGCTGGTGCTGATGTTCCAGATGGTCAGTGCTCCAGTCTTTGGGTTCATTTTCACTCTGCCAGTTAGTCTCTCATAAAAGGGCTCAAAACCTTGATACATCTGTGCAATACGAACAGTTTGATCACCACTTTTAAACAGCCATGTTACTTCACTGAGAATCTCAGTGTCTTTTGTTTGTAGAGTAAGAACGTCTCCCTCCATCACAGTCTTTAACTCATCCCTCTCGCCATTCACAAGATCTGAAAGAATATTAAAACCGATTAGATATGAGTTACGTTTAGTGCTAGTAAATATACAGGCCTCAACTAGCCACGTGCAGAATAGCTTTGTACTATTTCTGCactattttttctgtataaaaTACCTGTTAAACTATGGGATTTGTTATATGATTTACAGTGACAAATGAATAACTATTTAACTATTGTCCTgagaaatgtaattaattaacacttatatttacataatgtccattctttacattttaaaattctaaaactatataaaaactaaatatactgAAAGGCTAAAACAGCTAACATTAGAAAATACTGAAAAAGTACATTCACAGAGTGacctaaactgaaataaaatgaagttaaatgtacatataattaattaaaaactataataacgtTGCTGTAAAGTTTAAAGCATTCTATACAAAAAAGGCACAAAGGAAGTGGTCTACTTTCCAAATAAGTAATGTGACAGGAAGTGGTCTCCTTTCCAAATAAATAATGCctttataatatttgtaaatttccatTATGATGCTGTGTAGAATGACCAGGGTTTCACAAAATTAGTAACAAAATCTCTCTATATAAAACCGAAAAGGACAAATCAAGTTTGTCATCCTCATAATAAGgtagttttaatatttctgttgaTATTTTAGAACATGTTTTTCAGTAACTGTAGTAACTTACTGTGTCCAGATCAGAAAGAAATTTCAGAAACAGTAATGTTAATAACTTGAAAAATACAAGACTTGTAAGCAGCATGAATTGACTACAAACTTGAAAATGTTCCAGTTAGTCATTTGACCAGTGACCACAACCACTAAAACAAAAGAGAAACGAAAATATGTTCTAAAGATTTGTCTTACCCTCCATACTgatgaaaaacacaatgaaaaccCACATACTGTTGGACATATTgaacaattattatattattatatgttggGTTGATTATCTTGATAATCCTtctgaagttcaaactcatctGATGTGCATTTAGACATTAGGTCGCTTTATGACTTTCATCAGGAAGTGACACACTGACCACAAAATCAGATGTTACCAACTATGCGtagcagccaaaaaaaaaaaaaaaaaaaaaaaaagaatgaataattaatgaacagCTTTTTATCTTAGAGACCTATATGAGACCTATAAGAGACCTGAGAATTTGCAATCTAATATAGACCATAAATCTAGAAGAATGTAGAAGTTTAGTAGAGTAGAGTCAGTAGAGGCAGTAGAGTCTCTTAGTTTTTTGTTCCACGAGTCACAATATGATTTTACACGTTTAACTGCAGGAATTTCAAAGTCAGTTGACTGATTGAATGGATGTTCTGTTGACAAACTGTGGAAACATCAAAAGACCTCCAGTTCACCATTTCAGATATTTATTCCATGATTAATAGAACATGCAAGAGCCAATGTATTTACCACCAATAAACACTGTACAGTAAGAGAGAATTTTATTGAAGCTTTTTTAATCTTACAAGTttcaaatgcaaatttaaaaaagaaagtctCCCAACGTACACAGTTAAGCACATCAGAATTTTAACACAttcttagttttgttttgttacagGTTCTGGTTAACTCTAACAGATCATTCTAGTGACATCTAaacataatgtttgtttttttttctttacgcAATGTGGTTATTTAAAGTTCAGTTCATAAGAAACTATTGTAAGGGTGGTAGGTGAATCTTAAAGCGTGTGAGGGCACTTCTCATCTGAGCAGCTGTTGATTCTACTGGAGACTGTTCATATTCAACCCCAACtccaacaacaaaatatattccCATCAAGTTTGAGCTGCAGCACATCACTGGAACAGAACAATACATTTGCACTGAGCACTGATACAAATGACACACATTATTCACAGTTTAACATATAGCAATTAATGGTGCTATAATCCCTAAaaagaattataaaataaatacatagttaTTCTCTGAAAGCTGGGCTGAATAAGTAAACACTGTTACTGCATTCCTGACATGGATCAGACCCTCTCAGATACCAAATACAGACATTCCTGTAAACATATCAGAATAGTTTTAAGAAAACTATGATTAGGTATTCATTATACTACAAGAAGAGGGGATTAGAAATTTTTCACAAGCTCAAGCTTCTTCACTTTTATTTCAATGttggaaaaatattaaaatgttggaGCACAGCATGAATTATACATACTACTGGAAATGTTCCAGTAAGTACTTTGACCAGTGATCAAAAACAAAGCCCActtgtgacaaaaataaaaaataaaaaataaataaataaatacaatactgATTAATTGAAACACACTGACATTGTAATCAGCTGTACCACTAGATGGCACCAAAACTTTTCAACAATGAACAATTAATCTCAGCTTTTGTCTCTTTCTATCAGTAGATAGTTTTAATGTCTCCAGTGGCCTTCATCGTAAATTTATCAGACGTGTAGAAAATGAATGCGTCTGCTTCTGACAAAGATGAACTGTCTAAttagacttttaaaaatatgcagcAGGCTAACGTTCGTTTGAATGTGTTTGATTTCCATTTTAGCTTCAAAATAGCTGTGGTGTGGTGATTAGAAATCAGTTTAACTAGTAACACAACGCTTTTAAACAGGTCTATCTCTTATCATAACGTGCCGGTTTGAGAAACAGGTGTTTTAAAACTAGATGACAGTAATAAATATAAGTTAGTAGTTCGTGATCTGTGCGATcagataaaatataatttaagaaaacaatattttaccGATTGCGTGAATGAACGTTTAAACATGACGAAAGTTTTAAATCACTAAATAAGAGAAGGTTGAAATACTGAAGAAAAACGCTTTTGCAAATAAACGTAATTTTGAGGGCGGAGATTAGAAAGCACAACCACACGACACGACACCTATGTTCTCTTCTCCAACCTCTCTACCTAACTTTCGCTTTCGATTTACAAACGTGTAGGCTAATGGCTTCTAGTTCAGGTAAGACTCGAATCCGAACAAACTGATATGTTTAGCACGTTAAAATACCCTAATTACTAAAATCCTAGGACaagaatgattttattttatttattaagtaacGCAGCAATTATTTAATGTGTTGGACGACATGCTGGTAGAAGTGGAATAAAGGACCTCTTTAAGGAAATGCATTCTCATGGATCAACGCACTATTTGAATacgttttctttaaaaatcgtTTTAAGGCAGAGAAATCTGGTTAATATAATAtaggtaaaataatataatataatataatataatataatataatataatataatataattataataaggcgtatatatatatacgccttattatatatatatatatgtgtgtatatatatatatatatatatatatatatatatatatatatatatatatatatatatatatatatatatatatatattatgtatatatatatatatatgtgtgtgtgtgtgtgtttatatatatatatatatatataaacatatccctgaattcaatgatgaactgccccttaactgaaaattgagtgtttatttttgtccttttgcattatcaACACTATTTCCTATGTAATGCTGCTGCTTtgtcacaatctgtattgttaaaagtgctatataaataaaggtgacttgacttgactatatataaatgaataaaacaagtctaaaatcataacatttataaatactgTCATCTgttagatttatttaaatttgatcaACTCAATTTTAGGTTTGGGAAAGGTGAGCACTTTCTACACATGTGCGAGACAGTCTCCGACAGTGTGCTCAGAGTGTGTGTGACCGCCTTTCTCTTACACTGGCTCTGCAAGGACTGATGCAGATGTGCTTGCTGTTGGATATTCGTTGTTGGCAAGTACTTTTGTATTTACTCACTAAAGTCAgcaccgatagccttgtggcAGTGCGCCAACATATAGCGCCGTTGCGCTTTGGGCATCCTGAGTTTGAGTCCCGGTTTGTAGACCTCTTCTGATCCTGCCCCCCTCTTTTTCTCCCTCATTGCTTCCTGTCAATTAACTGTCCTATCCAAATAAAGGCTAAAAAAGACTAagttaaaatctttttaaaaaattaaacttccCTGTCACAGAATGTGTATGTTGATTGAAATATGCAGTAAGCTGTAAAAATAGGATACTAGTGAAACATTTGGCAAACACTCCAGTAGGctatgtatttgcatttgcaCTCTGGAGAGgttcaaaggtttctatttacaatgtgtttttgtacagcATTGAGCAACGTAGCCAAATAAACCTTTGTGAGATCATGATAAACTGAAATGAGTGCCAGTGTCATGAAACAGAACCACAAGATCCAATTGCGAgtgcaaaaatgtttattagacAACTCCAGCAACAATGACCGCAGAAGACTGAAGAGGTGAGGAGTGCAGATATACCGGCAGTGCAGGTGCAGAAAATCCAGAACACGCTGGGAGCAATCCAAACAGTAGTAGGACTGACATCCCATTTAGCCCATATAGTCTTAATATGCAAATGTCACTATCATTGCAATGATAGTGATAAACATTACAATGGACAGGgcataaatatgtcaaaataaaCGTGCATTaaggctacactgtaaaaaacaatttgttgagtcaacttaaaataatttgtaacctggctgccttaaaattttaagttcagtcaactcaaaaaaaagtttattcaacctgaaatgttaaattatactaagtgacaactttatttgactttatatttgaattgaatcaacttaaaattttaaggcagctgggttacttacccatctgttaagtttagcaaacacaaatattgaagttgttacttagtacaacttaacatttcaagttgactaaatttattttagttgactgaacttaaaattttaaggcagcagggtaacaaattattttaagctgactcagcaaattgtgttttttagtttttacattgTAGAGCACCCTCAATAATTTTAGAAGCACCCTGTCTCTGCAGTGTTCCAGAGACGTGTTctaacaaataatgctacctATCAGATTATGCCAACAATGTAATTTCAATACTGTAAGGGTGGGTTTAGGGTTCGGGTAGGTGTAGATGTTAATAAGGCCTTAAACTACATTAATATCATGATGGAAGCACAATTTGATAGGTAGCATTTTTTGCTGTCACATTATGCTACCTACACACATTGGCTCTAATCCTCAATTGAAGGTGTGGGAGAAGCATGACTTCTCATttggcctaaaaaaaaaaaaaaacaacaacgtttttttaaattcttttttttaatatatatattaatttgtgcatgttgaaaatgtttactaaaggtgaaaaaagtaatacacaataatctacaaatttccaatattttacttttttacacaGCATTTTGTGTGTAAGGTTCtaatttcagttttggtttgtaacatagcatttaaaaatgcaacttttttttcttcattttttcgTCATGgctaaaaaaaggaaaaataaatggaTGCAGAAGTGTTGCTTTCACTGTCACATTAGCTTGtttggttacattttttttcccctaaataCCGTAAGTCAccaacaaactgttttttacagCTATTGaatatctttctttttcttatcCTGGGGTTGTTTTAggttaaataacatttatgcgCATCTGTTTTTACTTGGGTTTTATATttgagttttaaataaaaacaactcaaCCAAGCTTTGTTTCTCATCTTTAAATGGGggaacaaaattaaaatctaatcatttattataaaatttattttttttagtttgacaaacataaaaaaagactttataaatatatttcatttaaatcagGGAtgtccaaactcagtcctggacaGCCACtgatcctgcagagtttagctccaatccaaatcaaacacacatgaatcagctaatcaaggtcttactaacTATAGGCATACTAAAAACTTCTAGGCAGGCGTGCTGAgccaaactctgcaggacaccagccctccagaaCTGAGTCTGGACAAACTGGTAAACTCTTTTTGACCACAGTGAGTTGAAATAACTGAAGtttgttttgaactttttatttttatttatttatttatttttagaggcTAAACATATTTATTGAATAGATATCCTGCCCTCAATAAAATTtagttgttgatttttttttaaatgtttgcacTTCCCCTctccaaagttcacttttatcTTTTATCTGCAGGGAATAGAAGTGCAACGTAAAGATCCTCCTGACAAGAATAAAATGGCTGgtggtaaatatatatttagtactgacataaatgtgtgtgtaatatatatattgaaaaatggaaatctgtcatttatttaatcaccATATTATTTTCTAGCAGGAAATCAACTTCTGTGTTTTATGAAAGAAAGAGAAtattagtttaaatgcagataaCAATTTGGTAAAAGAATTTGTGAAATTTGAAATTGTtcatgttgttttctttgcagtTAAAAGAGGGCGGCATAGTCCACCTATTGAGCGGCCTAATAGTAAGTCAACAATTATATGTTAATTCATAATATTCAATGCTGCAAATGTATAAAGTTGCACTATGCAGACATTTTCAGTTACTGTTTGTAAACACAACATTCATACAGAAAACCACATGGAAAACCAGAAGCAAAGCCCTCTGCCCCTGAAATTATATCAGTTGCACATGCAGCCCAGAAGACATCCTGatgagctatatatatatataacactgcAGCCCAAACACATATCAgcaataaaagaataaaaataaaataactcagcaGCAAACTCATACagtaaacatacttttttttcctttgactgCATGTTAGTTTGGGgagatttggaaaaaaataaactgaaaaacaaataactttaataaacattattatatcaTTAGATAGCTTAATATATTAGGGTggaagcttaaaggagaaggccacttccagaacaacaatttacagataatgtactcacccctttgtcatccaagatgtccttTCTTTTTtgagttgtaaagaaatttgtttttttttttttgaggaaaacattttaggatttttctccatataatggactgctacggtgccctgagtttaaactttcaaaatgcagtttaaatgcggcttgaaatgatcccaaatgtggttgtaaacccacaacccagctgaggaaggagagtcttatctagtgaaacaatcagttattttcataaaaataatacaatttatatactttttaatctcaaacgctcgtcttgtcttgctcttccaaCCTCTGTTATATCagttctgttttaaaaaaacccaTTTCATGTTAAGAGTCAACTTGAAAATCGTTATATCACTGAtctttttgcatgttcattttgcaaagactgggttggtacttctgcagtgatgtaggatgattttgaaataatttttgaagaaaatatgatcagaggttttttttttttttttttttacatataactgtcttgaggcagaatacacaggagagcaagacaagacaagattaaaagtttgagattaaaaagtatttaaattttatttttttttaaatgaaaataaccgattattttgctagataaaacccttcttcctcagctgggatcatttacaactgcatttgggatcatttgaagccgcatttaaactgcattttggaagttcaaaatcggggcaccatatcagtccattatatggagaaaaatgctcaaatgttttcctcaaatccataatttctttacgactgaagaaagaaagacatgaacatcttggatgacaagggggtgaatacattatctgcaaattgttgttctggaagtgaacttctcctttaattcatATTTCAATGTAGATTAGTTAATTGCTTTTACAAATTGTTTAATGACTGTtcaaaataaactaatattacaaATTGTATGAACCATATGACAAATTCATGTAACTGACCCACCAAACTAATgttatgtgtgtttttcagtggcagagGATGTCAACATGTTATCAAAGCTAAATGTGGTTCTTTGTGGGActgacaaaacattaaaatcctTCATATCAAACCTCATCCTGAACCAGACAGACAAACGTTCGGAGCTCAGAGAGTATGTGAAGCTGGAGGGTGAAGTTCATGGACGTCTGATCACTCTGGTGGAGCTTCCAGCTCTTACTCAGCTCTCAAAAGTGGAAGTGATGCATCAGACTCTTCAGTGTGTGACTCTATGTGATCCTGGAGTTCATGTGTTCCTCTTCATTATTTCTGATGGTCCACTTACTGATGAAGACAAAAGAGAAACAGAGGAGATCCAGAAAATATTCAGCTCAAAGATCAACAACCACATCATGGTCCTCATAATCCAGAAGTCAGAACATGAGACAGCAGAACTGAATGAAGAAATGAAGTCTCTCATTGATTTTTTTGGTGGAAGACACAATTTCCTTGGTCCAAACCCAGAGCTGTCCATGTTGGTGACAAAACTGGAGCAGATGGTGCAAGAAAATAGCAGAAGCTGTTactccacaaaaacatttttagatgaacaaataaaaaaaattgaagaaatgaggaagaaaataaactttttagaGAAACAGATTGACCAACAAGGTAATAATGggtaaaattgtttgttttaaaaccaAGTTGACGTGTTGACAATTGTTTCCTTCCCACTAGTTGTGTATCACATAAAAACACCTGTTTTGTTGGTCAACACTGAGAGACATAATAAAAGATAACGCATTGGTGTATATCACtgatgtgttattttttatcacTTTTCTGCACTACTACATTACACAATTATGATTCTTTTTCAGATTCAACAGAGGCTTCAGATGATCTGAGGATTGTCCTGCTGGGAAAAACTGGAGTTGGGAAGAGTGCAACTGGAAACACCATCTTAgggagaaaaatatttaaagaagacATGTCTTATGATTCAGTTACTAAAGAATGTCAGAGAGAGACAGCTGAAATCAATGGCAGAACTATTACTGTAATTGACACTCCAGGACTGTTTGATACTAAACTCAGTCAAGAAGAGATCCAGAGAGAAATCACCAACTGTATCTCAATGATTCTGCCAGGACCACATGTGTTTCTCTTATTGATACCAGTGGGACGTTTCACTCAGGAGGAGGAAAACACTGTGAAGATCATTCAAGAGACTTTTGGTGAAAACTCATTAATGTACACCATGGTGCTCTTCACCAGAGGAGATGATCTGAAGAATAAGACCATTGAAGAGTACCTGGGTAAATCAAGATCTGCTTTGATAAAGCTCATTGAACAGTGTGGAAACAGATACCATGTGTTCAATAATAATGAGACTGGAGACCGTATGCAGGTGTCTGAACTACTGCAGAAAATCAATGACATGGTCACAGCAAATGGAGGGAGTTACTACACATGTAAGATGTTCAGACAGatggaaagagaaaaacaagaagCACAAATGAAGATGCTAATGGACGAAGTGGAGGAActgaacagagagagagaagaactCCTGATCAAAcatgaagaagaaaaagagagaatgaagaTGGAGGAAGAAAGACAGAATCATGACAAAGAGAGAAGAACAAGAGAAGCACActacaaatgaaaacaagagAAATGGGAGAAAAAGATACAAGAGGATAGACAGAGAACGGAGGAAGAatttgagagaaagagagaaaaggaaCAAAATATGTGGGATGAATGTTATCAGAGACTTAAAAGAGAGAGCGAAGAAGTCAAAATGGAGatggcaaaaaaagaaagagaaaaagaagatATACAGGCCAAACATGTAGCAGAAAGGGACAAAATGAAGATGAAGATGGAGGAAGAAAGGTGAACAGCAAtacaaaattgaaataaaaagagAACAAGAAAAATGggagacaaaaatataagaggaaaaacaaagaatGGAAGATGAATTTGAGAAAAGGAGGGAGAAAGAACAACAAATGTGGGATGAA
Encoded here:
- the LOC127161006 gene encoding GTPase IMAP family member 9 — translated: MAGVKRGRHSPPIERPNMAEDVNMLSKLNVVLCGTDKTLKSFISNLILNQTDKRSELREYVKLEGEVHGRLITLVELPALTQLSKVEVMHQTLQCVTLCDPGVHVFLFIISDGPLTDEDKRETEEIQKIFSSKINNHIMVLIIQKSEHETAELNEEMKSLIDFFGGRHNFLGPNPELSMLVTKLEQMVQENSRSCYSTKTFLDEQIKKIEEMRKKINFLEKQIDQQDSTEASDDLRIVLLGKTGVGKSATGNTILGRKIFKEDMSYDSVTKECQRETAEINGRTITVIDTPGLFDTKLSQEEIQREITNCISMILPGPHVFLLLIPVGRFTQEEENTVKIIQETFGENSLMYTMVLFTRGDDLKNKTIEEYLGKSRSALIKLIEQCGNRYHVFNNNETGDRMQVSELLQKINDMVTANGGSYYTCKMFRQMEREKQEAQMKMLMDEVEELNREREELLIKHEEEKERMKMEEERQNHDKERRTREAHYK